Proteins encoded together in one Thermoplasmatales archaeon BRNA1 window:
- a CDS encoding Nucleoside-diphosphate-sugar epimerase, whose amino-acid sequence MSNKQLKADLEYTLGRLSKEEQEKMQNKTVLITGCAGFLGFYFMHFFREFGDKLAVKKVIALDNFMLGTPDWLKEFEKDNRFIIRKFDIIKDRIESIEEAKDANYIIHMASIASPTFYRQYPIETLDANIWGLRNLFDYYVDKKVDGFLFFSSSEIYGDPVPEAVPTSEDYFGNVSCTGPRSCYDESKRFGETMCMLFAQKYGMPIAVVRPFNNYGPGMRLGDKRVPADFLKNVIEGKDIVILSNGSPTRTFCYVADSVAGYLKSLLHGEYDYFNIGVESPEISMTQLAEIYKEAGKEIFDYNGEVKYATSEDRQYLTNNPQRRCPNISKARKILDYNPTIKVDEGVRRFMRYMKEELQSRGAN is encoded by the coding sequence ATGTCGAATAAGCAACTGAAAGCCGACCTGGAATACACCCTGGGGAGACTTTCCAAGGAAGAGCAAGAAAAAATGCAGAACAAGACCGTTCTTATTACAGGTTGCGCCGGTTTTCTTGGATTCTACTTTATGCACTTTTTCAGGGAGTTTGGCGACAAACTTGCCGTGAAGAAAGTGATTGCGTTAGACAATTTCATGCTCGGAACCCCGGATTGGCTGAAGGAGTTCGAAAAAGACAACAGATTCATCATTCGCAAATTCGACATTATCAAGGATCGCATCGAGAGCATCGAGGAGGCTAAAGACGCCAATTACATCATCCACATGGCATCGATTGCGTCTCCGACATTCTACAGACAGTATCCGATTGAAACACTCGATGCCAATATTTGGGGACTTAGGAACCTCTTTGATTATTATGTAGACAAGAAGGTAGACGGATTCCTGTTCTTCTCTTCCAGTGAGATATACGGTGATCCTGTCCCTGAGGCCGTGCCAACATCGGAGGATTATTTCGGTAATGTCTCCTGCACTGGCCCCCGCTCCTGTTACGATGAATCCAAGAGGTTCGGAGAGACGATGTGTATGCTTTTCGCTCAGAAATATGGCATGCCGATTGCGGTAGTGAGGCCGTTCAACAACTACGGTCCAGGTATGAGGCTTGGTGACAAGCGCGTCCCTGCTGATTTCCTCAAGAACGTTATTGAAGGGAAGGACATCGTTATTCTCTCCAACGGAAGCCCTACCAGGACGTTCTGTTATGTTGCAGATTCGGTTGCAGGATACCTCAAAAGTCTTCTTCACGGAGAATATGATTACTTCAATATTGGTGTAGAGTCTCCTGAAATCTCCATGACTCAGCTTGCAGAGATCTATAAAGAGGCTGGGAAGGAGATTTTCGACTACAATGGAGAAGTCAAATACGCAACCTCTGAAGATCGCCAGTACCTTACCAACAATCCTCAGAGAAGGTGCCCGAATATCTCCAAGGCACGCAAGATCTTGGATTACAATCCTACAATCAAGGTGGACGAGGGAGTTAGGCGTTTTATGAGGTACATGAAAGAAGAGCTTCAAAGCAGGGGGGCCAACTGA
- a CDS encoding putative UDP-glucose 6-dehydrogenase: MPTVTVFGLGFVGLTTALGFSHIGCKVYGIEVDERRKDILRSGKLPFSEPYMEDVLNKHLGKQFIVCDDVKEAVRSSDYIY, translated from the coding sequence ATGCCTACGGTGACTGTGTTCGGACTTGGTTTTGTCGGACTGACAACTGCGCTCGGTTTCTCTCATATCGGATGCAAAGTCTACGGAATCGAAGTCGATGAGCGTCGTAAAGACATTCTTCGCTCCGGAAAGCTTCCGTTTTCGGAGCCTTATATGGAGGACGTTCTTAACAAACATCTAGGAAAGCAGTTCATCGTTTGTGACGATGTGAAGGAGGCCGTCCGCTCCTCTGATTACATTTATTAA